The nucleotide sequence AAAACCAAATGGGGCATGTCGCCACAAACGGTAAACGCTTATTTTAACCCAACCAACAACGAAATTGTGTTTCCGGCCGCTATTTTACAACCGCCTTTTTACGATTACAAGGCCGATATGGCTGTGAATTTTGGTGGAATTGGCGCTGTAATTGGCCACGAAATTTCGCATGGGTTTGATGATTCTGGCTCTCGATACAATGCCGATGGTAACTTGGTTAACTGGTGGACAGAAGACGATTTAAAACAATTCACAGGATTAGGCGGCGCCTTGGCAGATCAATACTCGGCTTTAGAACCGCTTCCAAATACATTTGTTGATGGTAAATTTACCTTAGGCGAAAACATTGGCGATCTAGGTGGAGTAAATGCTGCGTATGATGGTTTACAGTTATATTTACAAGATAAAGGCCGTCCGGGATTGATTGATGGATACACGCCGGAACAACGTTTCTTTATTTCGTGGGGAACCATCTGGAGAACAAAAATGCGCGATGAAGCCATTAAAAACCAAGTAAAAACTGATCCACATGCTCCGGGAATGTATCGTTCGTATGTGCCGTTGCAAAACGTAGATTCTTGGTATGAGGCCTTCGATATTAAACCAGGAGATAAATTATACGTTTCGCCCAAAAATCGAGTGAAGATTTGGTAGGTTTTAACTTGGCAGGGTTGTGTTTTACATACAAGAACAAGCATCCCTACCGATTAGAATAAACAATACCTATCAAACAATATTTAAAAAATGATAAAACGCTCTTAATTAAGAGCGTTTTTTGTTTTAAATAACTTACATTTGTGCAAAATTTTTGCATATTATGTCGTTTAACAAGGCTTTATTCTTAGCGATTGTAGTAATTATCATTGATCAAATTTCAAAAATATATATCAAAACTACTTATGCCATTTATGGTGGATTTGAGGTGTTGGGCTTAGACTGGTTCCGTATTCATTTTATAGAAAACGAAGGAATGGCTTGGGGTGTAGAACTGCCCGGAAATTACGGAAAACTGTTGCTTACCGTTTTTAGAATCATCGCAGTAGCCGGTATTATTTATTGGTTGAATGATTCCGTAAAAAAGAAAGGATCAAAAATTTTGATTGTTGCCATTGCCTTGATTTTGGCAGGCGCAGTTGGTAATATTATCGATTCGGTTTTTTACGGAGTGCTTTTTAACGACAGTCATGGGCAAATTGCCACTTTATTTAGTGATGAACCTTATGGAACTTGGTTTCACGGAAAGGTGGTAGATATGTTTTATTTTCCAATTTGGAGAGGAAATTTACCTAATTGGTTGCCTTTTTGGGGCGGCGAACAATTTACATTCTTTAACGCTATTTTCAACGTTGCCGACGTAGCCATATCTGTTGGAGTAGGTCTCTTAATTCTTTTCAACAAAAAAGTTTTTAAATAAGTTTTTTCTTTTCAACAAAAAAGTTTTTAAATAAGTTTTTTCTTTTCAACAAAAAACTTGTTTATATTTATACATTAAAATAGTAAAAACTAAAATACATTTCTTATGAATACTTATCAATTAGCCGCAGAAGCAACCAAACAAGAACAAGCAACTTTTTACAAAAAAACCTACTTAAACTTAGCGTTGGGCATTGTAGCGTTTGTGATTTTAGAAACCGCTTTTTTGCGCATAGAGCCTTTAGTAACATTTATGCTTAGTTTAACTCAAGGATATTTGTGGTTGTTGCTTTTAGGAGGCTTTATGGGAGTAACGTATATTGCTCAAAACATAACATACAAAAGCGCCAGCTTACCTCAACAATATTTAGGGTATTTTTTGTATATTATTGCTGAAGCATTAATATTTGTGCCGATACTTTATATTGCCATCTTTTATACAGGTGGTACTGATTTATTAACCCAAGCAGCCATTATTACAGGGAGTTTGTTTTAGGATTGACCTTTGTAGTATTTAGTACAAAAGCTGATTTTTCATTTCTACGAAGCATTTTAGCCATTGGATTTTTTGTGGCAATAGGTGCAATCGTTGCCGGTATGCTTTTTAACTTCGATTTAGGTTTATGGTTTTCAGTAGGAATGATTGTTTTAGCATCAGGATCTATTTTGTACAACACCCACCAAATTAAAAACAACTTTGGAACCAACCAATACATTGCAGCAGCTTTATCATTGTTTGCATCGTTAATGTTATTATTCTGGTATGTATTGCGTTTGTTAATGAGTAGAAACTAAGCCTTTTAAAGCATATAACATATTAACGTTTAACTGATTAAAAAAAAGTTGCAATTGCAACTTTTTTTAATGCTTAATTTTAGCAAATTTTGTTCAGATTAAACTAAATGTTTTCGTATTTACCGACTTAAACAGCTTACTTTCTTTTATTTGTGAGATACATATAGTTGTGTAAAAATTAGCAATTATGTTTTCGTGTTTTTTTAACCTACAATAGAATAAATAAAGCTTTTTAATTATCATTTATAGGACAAATTATCCCTCAAAATTTTCATTAAACCATTTTAATTGATTGTAGCTGTTGATGAACTTTAAACGCAAATCCAAGAGTTTTTGTTCGGCTTCTAGCAATTTATTTTCACGCGAATTGATTAAAAAAAGTGAACTTTCTCCATTGCTGAAACGTATTTCTTCGGCATATAACAAACGCTTGTAGTTTTCAATATTGTTTTGCATTACCTTTATTTGTGTTTGATAACTTAAAACTTCGTTTTTATAAGCCGTAATTTTCGCTTGTAATTCTTGCTGTTTATAATCAATATCTAATTGATTCTGTTCAATTTTATACTTTGCAATTTTATAATCTGCTCGGGCTTGTCTTAAAAACAGCGGTATTTCTAACTTTAAACCATATTGATAATTATTTTGAAAAAAAGGAATCAACTCTGCCCGGTAATTCTCTTTATTAAAAAAGTTATAGGTAAAATCTAATTTGGGTAATAAACTTTGTTTTTTCAATCGGCGCTCGCTTTCTAAAATGTTGTTTTTTTGCTGATAGTACTGCAAAGCGGCATGTTGGTTCATGCTTCTTTGATCAATCAAAGCCAACAAAACACCATAATTATCATACGATTCTGCTTGTGTAATACGTTGTGAAGGAACGATTAACTGCTCTATATTATAAGGTTGCTGGTTTTCGGTCCATAAAAACAATGAAAGTTCTTGAGTAGCTTTTAAAAAACTAAGATATGCGTTTTCTTTTTCCACCACAAAACTTTGTAATTGCGAAGCCACTTCGGTGGTATCAATCGCAGCTCTTTCGCCATATTCGTAGGTTTTTTTGGTAAGAATAAACCGCTGCTCATTTACAGCAACCGTTTGGCTTTGCAGTAAATAGTTTTCATACAACCGCACCCAGTTCCAATATGCATTATCGGCATTCAGCAACAATTCGTTGGTAAGCAGTCTTTGTTCTGCCTGAGTCATTTCTAAAGCAAATTTTGCTTGGTCTAACAGCGCACGGCGTTTGTCGTACAAAAGATTTTTAGCCAATGGTAAAGTCACTCCAAATTGATACAAACCTCCTTTTGTATCGCTGTTGTTCAATTTTTCTCCATTGATGTAATTGTAACTTCCGCTTAATTCGATACCATACCAAGTTGGAATATCAAGTCCCACATTGGTTTCTTTGTAATATTGTGTGCCATCAATTGTTTTTGAACCATTTTTTCCATCGACCAATGGATCAAAATTGCCACGAGCCTTTTGGATTTCTGCTTCGGCTATTTGGTTCTGCAAACGATACGAATAGGCCAACGGATGATAGCTTTTTACAATGGAAATAAATTCTTTATGACTCATGCGCAACGTATCTTGCCCAAAAACAAAAAAGGTGCAGAAAAACATTAAGAAGGTAACAACCCATTTATTTCTTTTTTTCATCTTTCTTTTCAGATTTATCAGGTTGTACGGTATAGTAATCGGCTGGGAATCCATTAATATTTCGCCATAATTCATACCAAACCGGCACATCGTTTAAAATAGCAATTCCTTGCACACCGGCACCAATTTTTATTTGCGGAGGCCAAGGTTTTTTGCCTTTTTCTTCAACTACCAAAGCTTTAAAAAGTCCGTTTGCATTAATATTGCTTTCTACAGCTATTACTTTTCCGGCAAAGGTTCCGTAGCTTGTATTGGGCCAACCTGAAAAAACAATGGCAGGAAAACCATCGAAAATACACATGACACGCTGTCCGGGTTTTACCAGAGGCAAATCGACAGGTTTTATATAGATTTCAACTGCATAATCAACGTTTAAAGGCACAATGGAACCGATGCTTTCGCCGTCTTTTAAAATTTCCCCGATCCCCGATTTGTGAAGTTGTACAATTTGACCATCTTGTGATGCCAACACATGATACAACCCTTGACGGATTTTGTAATTCGACATTTGATTTTCAAGCTTTGCAATTTCGCCAGAGCTGCTTTCAATTTGTCCCATACTTTGAAAACGATCGCCCTGAATTTTACTTAGCTTTTCGGTATAATCCTGTATAGTGGCGTTTTGTTCAATGGTTGTTGCAATAACTTCTTGACGGGTTTGTGCCAGTTTGTTTTCGGCTGCTGTTTTTTTCGCGAGCGCATTTTGGTAGGATACGCTTCGTTGCTGAAATTGCGTAAGCGAAACCAAACCTTCGTTGTACATTTTTTGCTGGCGTTCGTATTGATCGGCCGATAAAGTTAGCGCATTTTCCGCCGCTTTTAATTCAGCTTCTTCTGCAGCTAGTTTATTATTTAACTGCTGAATTTTTACCTTTAATTGTTGCAATTTCAATTCGCGTGCGCTATTCAGTGCTTCAAGTTGTGCGTTTGTTGTACCTACTTTTGCTTCATAAAAATCACGAACCCCTTTTTTGGCCGCTACTTGTTCTTCAGTTCTATCGATAAGCATGGGATCCATATAGTCTTCTTTCACCTCAGAAAGTTTCAGAATAGTATCTCCTTTTTTTACAAAATCACCGTTTTTAACATACCATTTAACGATACGTCCGGGAATGGGAGAATTTAGCTGCTGTGGTCGTTGCTCTTGGTAAAGCGTAGTAACGGTTCCAGCGGTTTTAATATTTTGGGTCCAAGGCAAAAAAAGGGTAATGATAGCCAATGCCATAAAAATGTAGAACCACCTTTTTACTCTTGAATTTCGATGTACGTGGTATATATTTTCAAAAGATTTCGGTTTCATTGGTGCTGTTGCTTTTTAATTTTTAAAATAGGTTTATTTTACTTGGAATACACTGCCATTTTGAACAGAAAAAATATGGTCAGCAATGCTTTCTAATTCTTTGCTTTCAGATACAATAACGATTGTTGTTTCTGATTTTATCTTTATTAGATAGTTCATCATTTTTTCTATGAACTCTTGGTTCATTCCATCCACAGGATCTTCTAACAACAATAAACGTTTATTGCCTAGCATGGCACGCAAGAGCAGAATTTTTTTTCGCGAACTAAATGATAATTCGGTATCGGTTTCGCTTAATGGTGTTAACAAACCTTGTGTAAATTGACTTGAAAAATCTTCCACGCCCCATTCTTCCGCTAGGTTTAGCACATCTTGCGTTTGAAATTCTTCTTTATTTAGAGTGATATTTTCTAAAAGAGATGCTTTAATAATGTGCATATCTTCCAGATAAATACCCGTTTGTTCTCTAAAAGCGGCTTTATCTATATTATTAAATGGTACTTTGTCAAACATGATGGTTCCATTGGTTGGTTCATAAAAACCTGCCATCATATTTAATAATAAAGATTTCCCCGATCCTAAGTATCCTTTGATAACATTTATGGTATTTTTTTGTATTTCAAAATTTAAGTTGGAAATAATTGGCTTTTGGTCGTAAAAATGGATACTTACATCTTTAAACGCCATTTCAATACCTTTCTTTTTGTTTTTAATTTCAATGTCTGAATTATGCTCTTCGGGCAGTTCGGTAATTTTGCTTAATTTGGTTAACGAAGTTATCACGTCGTAATAACTTTCTAGGCTTTTAATAAGCTTCTCAACCGCTGTAAGTATGGTTAAAACAACTATTTCAGCCGCAACGAATGCCCCAATGTTTAACTCTTGATTGATCAATAAGTAGGTTCCTATGGAAAGCATTAACAGGGTAATTAAAACTTTAAAAAGAACAATGGTCCAATATTGAAAAAGCAGTACTTTAAAATGACTTGTTCTATGATTTAGATAAGAAACAATGCGATTATCTGTACCCCGCAAATGAGTGTGACTTTTTGAATTGATTTTAAAAGTCTTAACCGATCCGGCAATATCTTCAAGCCATGATGCTACCTCGTATTTTTTATCACTTTCTTTTAAACTTGATTCAATACCAGAGCTTGATGTAAATCTAAAGATTAAAAGTACCAAAATACAAACCAAAGCTCCAAATACTAGAAACCATGGATGGTAGAACGATAAAAGTAAAATTCCAAAAACAATTTGTATTAAAGCTGTTGGAATTTCGAGCAAAATTTTCGATATCCCTTTTTGCAGATTAGGTACATCAAAAAAACGGTTCACCAATTCAGGTAAATAATATTTTTTGGTAGATGCTAAATTGATTTTAGGCAATTTATCAGCGATGGCTAATGAATATTCTACAAATAATTTTTGTTGAATTTTTTCGATAATTTGCATCACTCTTATACGGAAAAATC is from Paenimyroides aestuarii and encodes:
- a CDS encoding HlyD family secretion protein — encoded protein: MKPKSFENIYHVHRNSRVKRWFYIFMALAIITLFLPWTQNIKTAGTVTTLYQEQRPQQLNSPIPGRIVKWYVKNGDFVKKGDTILKLSEVKEDYMDPMLIDRTEEQVAAKKGVRDFYEAKVGTTNAQLEALNSARELKLQQLKVKIQQLNNKLAAEEAELKAAENALTLSADQYERQQKMYNEGLVSLTQFQQRSVSYQNALAKKTAAENKLAQTRQEVIATTIEQNATIQDYTEKLSKIQGDRFQSMGQIESSSGEIAKLENQMSNYKIRQGLYHVLASQDGQIVQLHKSGIGEILKDGESIGSIVPLNVDYAVEIYIKPVDLPLVKPGQRVMCIFDGFPAIVFSGWPNTSYGTFAGKVIAVESNINANGLFKALVVEEKGKKPWPPQIKIGAGVQGIAILNDVPVWYELWRNINGFPADYYTVQPDKSEKKDEKKK
- a CDS encoding peptidase domain-containing ABC transporter, giving the protein MAKNIQTEFNSKKLFTYVTKEKKDVASIYIYAILSGLVQLSIPLGIQAIVSYVMGATMVTSLYILIGFVVFGTFLAGFFRIRVMQIIEKIQQKLFVEYSLAIADKLPKINLASTKKYYLPELVNRFFDVPNLQKGISKILLEIPTALIQIVFGILLLSFYHPWFLVFGALVCILVLLIFRFTSSSGIESSLKESDKKYEVASWLEDIAGSVKTFKINSKSHTHLRGTDNRIVSYLNHRTSHFKVLLFQYWTIVLFKVLITLLMLSIGTYLLINQELNIGAFVAAEIVVLTILTAVEKLIKSLESYYDVITSLTKLSKITELPEEHNSDIEIKNKKKGIEMAFKDVSIHFYDQKPIISNLNFEIQKNTINVIKGYLGSGKSLLLNMMAGFYEPTNGTIMFDKVPFNNIDKAAFREQTGIYLEDMHIIKASLLENITLNKEEFQTQDVLNLAEEWGVEDFSSQFTQGLLTPLSETDTELSFSSRKKILLLRAMLGNKRLLLLEDPVDGMNQEFIEKMMNYLIKIKSETTIVIVSESKELESIADHIFSVQNGSVFQVK
- a CDS encoding TolC family protein — its product is MKKRNKWVVTFLMFFCTFFVFGQDTLRMSHKEFISIVKSYHPLAYSYRLQNQIAEAEIQKARGNFDPLVDGKNGSKTIDGTQYYKETNVGLDIPTWYGIELSGSYNYINGEKLNNSDTKGGLYQFGVTLPLAKNLLYDKRRALLDQAKFALEMTQAEQRLLTNELLLNADNAYWNWVRLYENYLLQSQTVAVNEQRFILTKKTYEYGERAAIDTTEVASQLQSFVVEKENAYLSFLKATQELSLFLWTENQQPYNIEQLIVPSQRITQAESYDNYGVLLALIDQRSMNQHAALQYYQQKNNILESERRLKKQSLLPKLDFTYNFFNKENYRAELIPFFQNNYQYGLKLEIPLFLRQARADYKIAKYKIEQNQLDIDYKQQELQAKITAYKNEVLSYQTQIKVMQNNIENYKRLLYAEEIRFSNGESSLFLINSRENKLLEAEQKLLDLRLKFINSYNQLKWFNENFEG
- a CDS encoding lipoprotein signal peptidase, yielding MSFNKALFLAIVVIIIDQISKIYIKTTYAIYGGFEVLGLDWFRIHFIENEGMAWGVELPGNYGKLLLTVFRIIAVAGIIYWLNDSVKKKGSKILIVAIALILAGAVGNIIDSVFYGVLFNDSHGQIATLFSDEPYGTWFHGKVVDMFYFPIWRGNLPNWLPFWGGEQFTFFNAIFNVADVAISVGVGLLILFNKKVFK